The proteins below come from a single Polymorphobacter fuscus genomic window:
- a CDS encoding GFA family protein: MPTGSCLCGAVRFTVAGELAPPDACHCSQCRKQTGHYWASTDVPRAALTVEGADNVTWYQSSEKVHRGFCATCGSVLFWDPPARDSIAIAMGAFDGPTGTQLHMHIFVADKGDYYDIGDGLPQHMA, translated from the coding sequence ATGCCGACAGGTTCGTGTCTCTGCGGCGCCGTCCGCTTCACCGTCGCCGGCGAACTGGCGCCGCCCGATGCCTGCCATTGCAGCCAGTGCCGCAAGCAGACGGGGCATTATTGGGCGTCGACCGATGTCCCGCGCGCGGCGCTGACCGTCGAAGGCGCCGACAATGTCACCTGGTACCAGTCGTCCGAAAAGGTCCACCGCGGCTTTTGCGCCACCTGCGGCAGCGTGCTGTTCTGGGACCCGCCGGCGCGCGACAGCATCGCCATCGCGATGGGCGCGTTCGACGGGCCGACCGGCACACAGCTCCACATGCACATCTTCGTCGCCGACAAGGGCGATTATTACGACATCGGCGACGGGCTGCCGCAGCATATGGCCTGA